In Deinococcus maricopensis DSM 21211, the sequence GCGGGTTTTCTCGGCGAGGGTGACGAGGAGGTTCAGGCTGCGCTGTGCGACCTGGCGGGCGCGTTCGTCGCTGACGCCGAGGCCGTCGCGGCGGGCGAGGGCGCTGGCGGCGTTCAGGTCGCCGAGGGCCGCTTCGGCGGAGGCCTGCAGGCTCTGGACGAGTCCCATGAATTCAGGGCTGGACATGCGCGCAGGATAACG encodes:
- a CDS encoding DUF1844 domain-containing protein, whose product is MSSPEFMGLVQSLQASAEAALGDLNAASALARRDGLGVSDERARQVAQRSLNLLVTLAEKTRGNLTFDEADVLTNAIHALRTRLGN